In Pseudomonadota bacterium, the genomic stretch ATCCAGCAGGCGGCGGCGGGTGAAATAAAACGCGCCGTTCTCCATCACGGTGCCGGCGAAGTCCTGGCGTCGCGGCCGCCGGGCAGGGTCGTAATTGAGCGCCTGGCCGTCGTGACGCCAGAAGAAGCGTTTCAATTCCACGCCGGTCAGCAATGAATCGAGCTGTTCGGCTTCGAAGCGTGCGCGCGCCGCGCGAAAGTCCTCGCTGCGCGTCAGGGGCGAGGTGGCCTGGATGAGGCACAGCACGTCGCACTCGACCTGGGCGGCAAGTTCCAGCATCACCGATTCGCTGCTCGCGGTGTCGCTGGCATTGGCCGGGTCGCGGTCGACAACCTCGACACGCGCGCCGAAACGCGCGCGCGCGTCGGCACGGATGTCGGCGTCGTCCGAGGCCACGTAGATGGCATCGAAGCAGCCCGACTCCAACGCTGCCGTGAGGCTCCAGGCGTACAGCGGCCGCCCGGCGATGCTGCGCAGGTTCTTGCCCGGGATGGACTTCGAGCCACCGCGCAGCGGCAGCAGCGCGACCCAGCGCATCAGCGCAGGTGCACGCCGGGCAGACGCTTGAGCTTGGCGCGCTGGGGCGCCTCGATGTCGAGAATGGCGGTCGGCTTGTGGGTCAGCGCGGTGGCCACCGCGCGTACGTCGCGCACCAGTTTGCGCAGGCCATCGGGCTCGAGCGAGGCCGGGTGATCGGTGCCCTTCCAGGTGCGATCGAGCGTGAAGTGACGCTCCACCCAGTTGGCGCCCAGGGTCACCGCCGCGACGTCGACGGCGATGCCGAGATGATGGCCTGAGAAACCGATGTCCTTGACGCGATGGGCATACAGTTCGCGCAGGCGCGCCACTTCCAGCAGGCAGACCTGGTCGAACGGCACCGGGTAGCCCGAGGTGCAGGCGTACAGCACCACGCGGTTGTGCACGTCGAGCCGCTCGAGCAAGGTCACGATCTCTTCCTGCTCGGCGGGCGTGGTCATGCCCATGGAGATATGGATCTCACCGGCGTAATCGCGGGCCAGGAATTCCAGCATCTCGAAATGCAGGTTGCAGGCCGACGGCACCTTCAGCATGTAGGGATTGAGCGCCGCCATTTCGCGCGCCGAAGTCATGTCCCACACCGAGGTCGAATAGCCGATGCCGAACTCCTCGCACCAGCGCATGAGTTGGCGATGCTGGTCGGGGTCGAACTCCAGGAACTCGCGATGCGCGCCGTAGGTGTCGCCATAGCTGTTGGCGGGATTGGGATGCGGGGCGTTGTATTCCTCGGCCGTCAGCAGTTCACGGTTGCAGCGCTTCTGGAACTTGACGAAGTCGGCCTTGGCGAAGCGCGCCGCGGATTCGATCAAATCGCGGGCGATGGCCATCTCGCCTTTGTGGTTGCAGCCGATTTCGGCTACCACGCGTGGATGCGGTCGTTGGCTCACTGGCCTGCTCCTTACAACTGTCAAGGCGCGACTTGATCGGTCGCGTGTGGCCCCGAGGCGCGCGCGCCGGTACGGCGCCTGGCGGCGGCGGGGTCATGGATGCGAAACACGTAGGGTGAGCGGGCCTCGGCCCGCACACTGCCAAAGCGCCCGAGCTCGGCGCCGAAACGCGCGATGCGGGCATTCAGTTCGGGCACGGTCACGCCCGGGAATCGATGCGCATGGTAGGCGGCACTGTTGCGGTGGTTGGGCCTCATGCCGTTGATGCGCTTGACCAGAGTGCGGATGTTACCGGTCAGCCACGCGCGGAGCCAGGGTAGCGCGGCCGGTCGCGGCGGCGCGTGGTTGCCATGGCCACCGGCCAGCAGCACGTCCATGACGCGGTCACAGGCGAGCGCGCCGTGGGTCGCCGCCAGGTGGCGGTCGAACAGGCGTTCACGGGTGGCGGCGTCGACCAGGCCACGGCGGCCGTCGAGGATCTCCGCCAGGAAAACGCGCACCTCGTCCTGCGTTTGCGCGCAATGGCTCAGGCCGTTGGGCAGGTGGTAGTCGAAGGTCTGCGAGCGCACCGGCATGTAGCTGACGGCCGGCGTATCGAGCACGCATGCCTCGACGGCGGTGGTACAGCCGTTGTGCAGCAACACCTTGGCGGCCATCAGCCACGGCACGACATTGCCCTGGTGGGCGACCTCGACCTCGGGACAGTCCGCCAGGATGGCGCGCCACACGTCGTGATTCTCCGACGGATGGGGGCGCAGCACGATGCGCTGCCCGGGGAACCAGCCGGCGAGCTTGGGCAGCAGCTCGCGGAAATGATCGTAGATGGCCTGCTGGTGCGCGGCCATGCCGGTCGCGAATTCGAGACTCATGCCACGCCCGGTGCGACTCACCTGCGGCTGCCCGTGGCTGTCCTGCTCGATGAGATTGAGCGCCGGCACGAAATTGTTCACGAACGAGAAATTGGTGTTGACCAGGATGAAATCGCCGTAGCGCGCCTTGAGCGCCGCGACTTCGTCGGCGAAATAGCCGCGCACTTCCGGGCGCAGCTGATCGATGCGCGGATTGCCGGTCACGTGCACCGGCACGCCGTTGTAGCCGGCATAGCTCTTGAAGAACTCGGCGTCGTCGCGGCCCCAGGCGAACAGCTGGTC encodes the following:
- a CDS encoding N-acetylneuraminate synthase family protein, whose protein sequence is MAIARDLIESAARFAKADFVKFQKRCNRELLTAEEYNAPHPNPANSYGDTYGAHREFLEFDPDQHRQLMRWCEEFGIGYSTSVWDMTSAREMAALNPYMLKVPSACNLHFEMLEFLARDYAGEIHISMGMTTPAEQEEIVTLLERLDVHNRVVLYACTSGYPVPFDQVCLLEVARLRELYAHRVKDIGFSGHHLGIAVDVAAVTLGANWVERHFTLDRTWKGTDHPASLEPDGLRKLVRDVRAVATALTHKPTAILDIEAPQRAKLKRLPGVHLR